tggtgatactaaattgtttttagtgtgtgtgtttgttgtctctgtgtgtgcgtgtatttgccctgtgatagactggcatcctgcccagggtttcttcctgtcTGGCacactatgctagctgggattaagcaggttagaaaataacatgacaatTCTTACCTTgcaatcattcatttatttaagtattggCTAAAGGTCCCCTTACTTATTTTTAGAGTGCACTTTATTATGGTTTTGGAGAGCTACTGCTACTGCTAAACTACATAAATATGTGTAAGCTTACTCTGAGATGAACAGATGTCCTGTTCACAGCCTTACTGCTAATTCATGATAGGAAAATCTCTGGCTTCCCATGACATAATATGAAAGAGATTATATAAAACCAAGACTGAGATAGAAAAGTATAGTTAGAAATGATGGACAAGATGGACAGatgtatataatagatatatagactGATAGAGAGAaaggaaatgtgctatatgacaGCTAGATTTGAAAGtggcctacagtatataacagatagatagatagatagatagatagatagatagatagatagatagatagatagatagatagatagatagatagatagatagatagatagatagatagataacaataaATTTGGActtgaacttaataaaacatttagtTAGACAACAGCTttattcaaagtcacttcaaacATTTTATATGCTTTAGAAATGTTGACCAGGCAGGTAAATAATTTGCAGAGGATCACACAGTTAGTCAGTGGTAAGGACTGAACAAGGATTCTTGTGAGTTACAGTCCATTTCCCCAGCCAAACTTTAcctaatttttcattttcttacaccattttctgcttctttcatTGTGGGTTCAGAGTGCACTGGAATGTGATGCTGGTAAAGAGTGTAGCTAAGACAAAGCTTTTTCTAGATGGCACCCGCCTGCCTCAGGCACCCTGTATTCTTACtgttttggtaattttggaaatgAGCCTAGTTGCATTTTGCAAAcagaaaatgtgtatatatttccATGTATATCTAATTATGAGCAACACCAGCTGAAAAGTAAGACATGCTGCAACAATTGATATTAATTCTGAAGGAACACAAGAAGTGACTTAAAGAAATTGCACTGAATTTGAAAACAATAGCCAGATACAAAAAATCCTTTTGATCTTCAGAATGAAAAGGTTTAATCACAGTCCACCTGCTTTAAGTCATAATGCAACTTTCAGTACTGAAAAGAACCTCAAGGTGctttatatttcttaaatatcTGAAACATAGGTAGTCTGCGTGACTCACTCTGGGTCACTCATTGAGCCAGACGTGGAGACTGAACCAGCAGACCTGTGGTTTATATCCCAATTTGTCTGTTACTGCATCACACTGCCAAGAAGCTTTTGATAATgtgtttttcctttaaaatacatacattttgttattttatagtgAGCCAGTACACTATTTAaggatttttgcattttatagctGAAAAGTGTTTTGATCACTgcccattttcctttttttaccaTTTAGAGTTGATTAATACATAATACTGAATATTTTCAATGACCTAACATAGGAAAAAGTAGTTTCTGTATGAAAAAGTATGTACATTAACCATCTTTGTCATTCTTAAAAAAATTGGAGCCCATaatagtatccatccattttccaacccgctgaatccgaacacagggtcacgggggtctgttggagccaatcccagccaacacagggcacaaggcaggaaccaatcccgggcagggtgccaacccaccgcaggacacacacaaacacacccacccaccaagcacacactagggccaatttagaatcgcgaatccacctaacctgcatgtctttggactgtgggaggaaaccggagcgcctggaggaaacccacgcagacacggggagaacatgcaaactccatgcagggaggactcgggaagcgaacccaggtccccaggtctcccaactgcgaggcagcagcgctacccactgcgccaccgtgccgcccccccatAATAGTATacatctattaaataaaattgggCATTTCGGTTTTGGAGCAAGGTAGATAGTGATATCTTAGACAACTACAGCTGTCAAATCTCTTCTCTTTAGTTATTAAGTCCCTCAAGTACCTGACAGGATCAGTTTTCAATTGTCCATAATCCCACTGTTCTTCTGCCATGGTTAATGTTTCCCTCACATCATTGTGGATGTAATATCTGAGTTCTGTGAACTGGAACGACTAGACTTCCATTGCACATTCCGTTTTATCAGGCCAGTTTtcacaagaaatttaaaaaagttttgtttaaacTTCTCCCCCACAAAGGCATACAGAATAGGATTAATACAACTGTGGAGAAGACCCAGGCTCTGTGTGGCCAAAAGGGCTAGATCAATAGAATAGCGTTTCTGACAGGTATAAGAAAATAACCCGGCTCGCATTGCTGTGTCCAACATTACTGTGATATGATAGGGCATCCAACAGAAAAGAAAACCTGAAACCACTGAGACAATCACTTTCATTGCCTTTTGTTTTCCAAAGCTGCGAGTCTGTAGCAATCGAGAAACTGTGATTCCATAGCAGATCAGCATGATTGTTAAAGGTAACAGAAATCCTAACACATGCCGAAGCATCCTTATAGAAAAACGCCAGTGGTCAGATGTCTGGGTATCAAATTCCTCATAGCAGACAGTTTTTGTCAAATTTAAAGGCTTAAAGGCATTGTTATGAAGAACTGGCAAAGAAAGGATGACCCCGAGTAACCAAACTATGATACACAACAACCAGCTacaaaatggctgtcttttcttcTTGGTTTTTACAGCCCTAACAATGGCCAGATAACGATCAATGCTAATGCATACCAAAAAGAGGATACTGCTGTAGAAATTAATTTCCTGAATAAGGCTAATAAGTTTGCACATTGCATTACCAAACACCCAGCCTTTCATGGCACTAATAGCCCAAAAGGGAATTGTTAAAGCGAAGAACACATCAGCCAGTGCCAGGTGGAAAAGGTAAATGTCCGATGGTACAAGAGAGTGGTAGTTGGTCCCAATCACAAGTGCAACCATGAGGTTTCCTGGAATTGCAATCAGGAAAATGAGTAGGTAACCAGCAAATATCCAGTAGGACAAT
This region of Erpetoichthys calabaricus chromosome 8, fErpCal1.3, whole genome shotgun sequence genomic DNA includes:
- the LOC114656149 gene encoding C-X-C chemokine receptor type 1, which produces MSLSDFEVLSVYEDTYVENESFIVDPSTIVCLPVEINPELSYWIFAGYLLIFLIAIPGNLMVALVIGTNYHSLVPSDIYLFHLALADVFFALTIPFWAISAMKGWVFGNAMCKLISLIQEINFYSSILFLVCISIDRYLAIVRAVKTKKKRQPFCSWLLCIIVWLLGVILSLPVLHNNAFKPLNLTKTVCYEEFDTQTSDHWRFSIRMLRHVLGFLLPLTIMLICYGITVSRLLQTRSFGKQKAMKVIVSVVSGFLFCWMPYHITVMLDTAMRAGLFSYTCQKRYSIDLALLATQSLGLLHSCINPILYAFVGEKFKQNFFKFLVKTGLIKRNVQWKSSRSSSQNSDITSTMM